The following proteins are co-located in the Phaenicophaeus curvirostris isolate KB17595 chromosome 12, BPBGC_Pcur_1.0, whole genome shotgun sequence genome:
- the CFAP161 gene encoding cilia- and flagella-associated protein 161, giving the protein MAAYSPRVLLGNWEEVLRQEEIQLSVSKDGFIHFGDTVMLLNPDKKSSVENHPGAHGSLSLAIYLDITSVYSVESLQGPCGVSAVEALDPVGRNTFCILSVDGSAVGEPIRFGQNFGLGTTGGVSDQMFYLASDHKSFTRFAKISCLQEVFLTDELSFLTCWQANFLDPQLRLEYEGLPVPANSKIVITHCHTNRSLAIPRNFWTRSYFGKEHEVICHTYLDSHKAEEDKNYWVIVTGNPSDEGGTMINTANPHPGGTGKNEFSEET; this is encoded by the exons ATGGCCGCCTACAGCCCCCGGGTGCTCCTCGGGAACTGGGAGGAGGTGTTGCGCCAGGAGGAG aTACAGCTGTCAGTATCTAAGGATGGTTTTATTCATTTTGGAGACACTGTGATGCTTTTGAACCCAGACAAGAAATCCTCAGTGGAGAATCACCCTGGAGCACATGGCAGTCTGTCTTTGGCAATTTATCTGGATATAACATCCGTATATTCAGTGGAATCATTGCAAGGCCCTTGTGGAGTTAGTGcagttgaggctctggaccCTGTGGGTCGAAAtactttttgtattttaag TGTTGACGGATCTGCAGTAGGTGAACCGATAAGATTTGGACAAAACTTTGGCCTTGGGACAACAGGAGGGGTTTCTGACCAAATG ttctATCTAGCAAGTGACCATAAATCATTTACAAGATTTGCTAAAATATCTTGCCTTCAGGAAGTGTTTTTGACAGATGAACTTTCCTTTTTGACGTGCTGGCAAGCTAACTTCTTGGATCCACAGCTGCGCCTGGAATACGAAGGACTACCAGTTCCT gcaaaCTCCAAAATAGTTATTACTCATTGCCATACTAATCGGAGCTTAGCCATTCCAAGGAACTTTTGGACAAG GtcttattttggaaaagaacatGAGGTAATTTGTCACACTTATTTGGACTCCCATAAAGCTGAAGAAGATAAGAATTACTGGGTAATAGTTACAGGAAATCCCAGCGATGAGGGTGGTACAATGATCAATACAGCAAACCCTCACCCAGGTGGGACTGGGAAGAATGAGTTTTCTGAAGAGACATAG